A stretch of the Clostridiales bacterium genome encodes the following:
- a CDS encoding monovalent cation/H(+) antiporter subunit G, with amino-acid sequence MLDWIRFALSAVLTVFGLFVLVTATLGLFRFHYVLNRIHATALADTLAVLTILAGLALAWGFTPVTLKLLAVVAFLWLTSPVASHLIGRLEVTVNDQLPQEMQVEDSRFVAIEKEADQEVRR; translated from the coding sequence ATGCTTGACTGGATTCGTTTCGCGCTCTCCGCGGTGCTTACGGTGTTCGGCCTGTTTGTGCTGGTCACCGCCACGCTGGGTCTCTTCCGTTTCCATTATGTGCTCAACCGGATTCACGCCACCGCCCTGGCGGATACGCTGGCAGTCCTGACCATCCTGGCCGGGCTGGCGCTCGCCTGGGGTTTTACGCCGGTTACCCTGAAGTTGCTGGCTGTCGTGGCCTTCCTCTGGCTCACCAGTCCGGTAGCCTCGCATCTGATCGGCCGGCTGGAGGTCACGGTCAACGACCAGCTTCCGCAGGAAATGCAGGTGGAGGACAGCCGTTTTGTGGCCATTGAAAAAGAAGCGGATCAGGAGGTGCGCAGATGA
- a CDS encoding Na+/H+ antiporter subunit E, whose product MVLALFVLWMLLEGRWTVEIVVTGIVLSALIWLFCWKFLDYSPRREWEFIRRLPRAVGYLAWLIGQIFIAGFKTMTRIWSGREIQPHLISFRTALRTDTGRVLLSQSITLTPGTLTVDQRDGRFLVHALDDAFTEGLRDSEMEKRIRRLENNG is encoded by the coding sequence ATGGTGCTTGCGCTGTTCGTTCTCTGGATGCTGCTGGAGGGCCGCTGGACCGTTGAAATTGTGGTGACCGGCATCGTCCTCAGTGCCCTTATCTGGCTGTTCTGCTGGAAGTTCCTGGATTATTCTCCCCGCCGGGAATGGGAGTTCATCCGCCGTCTTCCCCGGGCAGTTGGTTACCTGGCCTGGCTGATCGGCCAGATCTTCATTGCCGGTTTCAAAACGATGACCCGCATCTGGTCCGGCCGGGAGATCCAGCCCCACCTGATCAGCTTCCGGACCGCGCTGCGCACGGATACCGGCAGGGTGCTGCTGTCCCAGTCCATTACCCTCACGCCGGGTACACTCACCGTGGACCAGCGGGACGGACGGTTCCTCGTCCACGCCCTGGATGATGCCTTTACGGAAGGCCTCCGGGATTCGGAAATGGAAAAGCGGATCCGGCGGCTGGAAAACAACGGATAA
- a CDS encoding cation:proton antiporter subunit C — protein sequence MTLFGIDFTNYVELAAMILFGIGLVLLLVDKNLIKKNIAFAMTDSAIYLFLAAKGYIFGRRAPIVENGVTSMEAYINPIPAGLVLTGIVVSVACSAVMLALTVRLYRRYHSLDIDEIIALSQKERDQDGTGGNA from the coding sequence ATGACCCTGTTCGGAATTGACTTCACTAATTATGTGGAGCTGGCCGCCATGATCCTGTTCGGCATCGGGCTGGTGCTGCTCCTGGTGGACAAAAACCTGATCAAGAAGAACATCGCCTTTGCCATGACGGACAGCGCAATCTACCTGTTCCTGGCCGCAAAGGGGTATATCTTCGGCCGCCGGGCCCCGATTGTTGAAAACGGCGTGACCTCCATGGAGGCATATATCAACCCGATTCCGGCCGGTCTTGTGCTGACGGGGATCGTTGTGTCGGTTGCCTGCTCCGCCGTCATGCTGGCGCTCACGGTCCGGCTGTACCGCCGGTATCACAGCCTGGATATTGATGAAATTATCGCCCTGTCGCAGAAGGAACGGGATCAGGACGGAACAGGAGGGAATGCATGA
- a CDS encoding proton-conducting membrane transporter: MLIVCILLPLLGGALLPLGRFPERSRLRGVLTEAVVCLTSVLIAVALIRGIPLEWTLWEVFPGAVIAFRCDGMSSVFLGLIAFLWPLASLYGFSYMEHEHRPNAFFAWYTICYGITVCVASAGNLFTMYLAFEALTLITLPLVWHKWNEESVAAARKYALYVLGAAALGFLALVSLTALGGGDFRPGGILPAETWAAHGDLLRALYVLAFLGFGVKAAVLPFSSWLPTASAAPTPVTALLHAVAVVNAGAFCVARVTWFSFGTEMLTGTWAQTAVLLTACCTVVFCSAMAVRENHLKRRLAWSTASNLSYILVGVALMTGEGLTGALSHLVIHGLMKIVLFFAAGAILVRSGKEYVSEVRGFARPMPFVCACFAVCAVSLVGIPPLSGFVSKWILLEAAIHTGRADGIFAGACLIISSVLTAVYVLSVVTAFYFRPLSGENLTWGAECHDPDLRMKLPMALIAALVVILGFWSEPLVTFIRSLVP, from the coding sequence ATGCTGATTGTCTGTATCCTGCTCCCGCTGCTGGGCGGAGCGCTGCTGCCACTGGGCCGGTTTCCGGAGCGTTCCCGCCTTCGCGGGGTCCTGACGGAGGCGGTGGTCTGCCTGACCTCCGTCCTGATTGCCGTTGCGCTCATCCGGGGCATCCCGCTGGAATGGACGCTGTGGGAAGTATTTCCCGGTGCGGTCATTGCGTTCCGGTGTGACGGGATGTCGTCCGTTTTCCTGGGGCTCATCGCCTTCCTCTGGCCGCTCGCCTCGCTTTACGGCTTCTCCTACATGGAGCATGAGCATCGTCCCAATGCCTTCTTCGCGTGGTATACCATCTGTTATGGCATCACCGTCTGCGTGGCATCGGCCGGCAATCTCTTCACAATGTATCTCGCTTTTGAAGCGCTGACGCTCATTACACTGCCGCTTGTGTGGCATAAATGGAATGAGGAGAGCGTCGCCGCAGCCCGCAAATACGCCCTTTATGTGCTGGGTGCTGCCGCACTGGGCTTCCTTGCGCTCGTATCGCTCACCGCCCTGGGCGGCGGGGATTTCCGGCCGGGCGGCATCCTTCCGGCGGAAACCTGGGCCGCGCACGGGGATCTCCTGCGCGCACTGTATGTGCTGGCATTCCTCGGTTTCGGGGTCAAGGCAGCTGTGCTTCCCTTCTCCTCCTGGCTTCCGACCGCTTCCGCGGCGCCAACGCCGGTCACAGCCCTGCTCCATGCGGTGGCGGTTGTCAATGCCGGCGCGTTCTGTGTCGCCCGGGTCACCTGGTTCTCCTTCGGTACGGAAATGCTCACCGGCACCTGGGCCCAGACCGCGGTACTCCTCACCGCCTGCTGCACTGTCGTATTCTGCTCGGCCATGGCCGTCCGGGAAAATCATCTGAAGCGCCGTCTGGCCTGGTCCACGGCGTCCAACCTCAGCTACATCCTGGTCGGTGTCGCGCTGATGACCGGCGAGGGACTCACCGGTGCCCTGAGCCACCTGGTCATCCACGGACTGATGAAAATCGTCCTCTTCTTCGCCGCCGGGGCGATCCTGGTCCGGAGCGGAAAAGAATATGTATCCGAGGTGCGCGGCTTTGCCCGTCCCATGCCGTTTGTCTGTGCCTGCTTCGCGGTATGCGCCGTCTCGCTGGTCGGCATTCCGCCGCTTTCCGGTTTCGTCAGCAAGTGGATCCTGCTGGAGGCCGCAATCCATACCGGCCGGGCCGACGGCATATTTGCCGGGGCCTGCCTGATCATCTCCTCGGTGCTCACTGCTGTCTATGTGCTGTCCGTTGTGACAGCGTTCTATTTCCGCCCCCTGTCCGGGGAAAACCTCACCTGGGGTGCGGAATGCCATGATCCTGACCTGCGGATGAAGCTTCCCATGGCCCTGATTGCCGCGCTGGTAGTCATCCTGGGCTTCTGGTCCGAACCGCTGGTCACGTTTATCCGGTCTCTGGTTCCGTAA
- a CDS encoding O-acetylhomoserine aminocarboxypropyltransferase/cysteine synthase → MPNIETLCVQAGYTPGNGEPRQIPIIQSTTFKYNTSEDMGKLFDLEASGYFYTRLQNPTNDMVAAKICAMEGGTAAMLTSSGQAANFFAVFNIATAGDHVVASSAIYGGTYNLFAVTMRKMGVEFTFLSPDCTAEELDAAFRPNTKAVFGETIANPALTVLDIEKFADAAHRHGVPLIIDNTFATPVNCRPIEWGADIVTHSTTKYMDGHGAAVGGCIVDSGKFNWMADPEKFSGLTTPDDSYHGIVYAEKFGLAGAFITKATAQLMRDFGSIQSPQNAFLLNLGLESLHVRMKRHCENAQAVAEFLASNENVSWVRYCGLPGDKYYSLAQKYLPNGSCGVVSFGVKGGRKAAEAVMKKLKLIAIETHVADARSCCLHPASATHRQMNDEELKAAGISPDLIRLSVGLESAEDLIADLAQALA, encoded by the coding sequence ATGCCGAACATTGAAACGCTCTGTGTCCAGGCCGGGTATACGCCGGGGAACGGAGAACCCCGCCAGATCCCGATCATCCAGTCCACCACCTTCAAGTACAACACCAGCGAGGATATGGGCAAACTCTTCGACCTGGAGGCTTCCGGTTATTTCTACACCCGCCTTCAGAATCCGACCAACGATATGGTCGCCGCGAAGATCTGCGCCATGGAAGGCGGTACTGCCGCGATGCTGACCTCTTCCGGCCAGGCCGCGAACTTCTTTGCTGTTTTCAATATTGCCACTGCCGGGGACCATGTGGTCGCTTCTTCCGCCATTTACGGCGGCACCTACAATCTCTTTGCCGTCACCATGCGGAAGATGGGTGTGGAATTCACCTTCCTCTCCCCGGACTGCACGGCGGAAGAACTGGATGCGGCTTTCCGGCCCAACACCAAAGCGGTTTTCGGCGAAACCATCGCCAACCCCGCCCTGACTGTTCTCGATATCGAAAAGTTCGCGGATGCTGCGCACCGTCACGGCGTGCCGCTCATTATTGACAACACCTTCGCCACTCCCGTCAATTGCCGGCCGATTGAATGGGGCGCGGATATCGTCACCCATTCCACCACCAAATATATGGACGGCCACGGCGCTGCCGTCGGCGGCTGCATCGTGGACAGCGGAAAGTTCAACTGGATGGCGGACCCGGAAAAATTCTCCGGCCTCACCACCCCGGATGACAGCTATCACGGAATCGTATACGCGGAGAAATTCGGCCTGGCCGGTGCCTTCATCACCAAGGCAACCGCCCAGCTGATGCGTGACTTCGGTTCCATCCAGAGTCCGCAGAACGCGTTCCTGCTCAACCTCGGCCTGGAAAGTCTGCATGTCCGTATGAAGCGTCACTGTGAAAACGCCCAGGCTGTCGCGGAATTCCTGGCTTCAAATGAAAACGTCTCCTGGGTCCGCTACTGCGGCCTGCCGGGGGATAAATACTACAGCCTCGCGCAGAAATACCTGCCCAACGGTTCCTGCGGCGTCGTTTCTTTTGGCGTAAAGGGCGGCCGCAAAGCAGCGGAAGCCGTCATGAAAAAGCTGAAGCTGATCGCGATCGAAACCCATGTCGCGGATGCCCGCTCCTGCTGCCTGCATCCCGCCTCCGCCACCCACCGCCAGATGAATGATGAGGAGCTGAAGGCCGCCGGTATTTCTCCGGACCTTATCCGCCTGAGCGTCGGCCTGGAAAGTGCCGAAGACCTGATTGCGGATCTTGCGCAGGCACTCGCTTAA
- a CDS encoding ABC transporter ATP-binding protein, with product MIKKLAARVRQYKRQAVATPLFMVGEVAMEALIPLIMSWLIDRGIQGNGGSGSMENILLYGGALLVTAFVSLVSGVMSGRMAAVASAGFARNLRHDMYYTIQDYSFSNIDKFSTSSIITRLTTDVSNVQNSFQMILRMAVRAPLTLIFSMIMAMTINARISMVFVYTIPVLALGIALIMTRTHPIFRRVFQTYDKLNNVVQENLRGVRVVKSFVREDYEVEKFNGISGSIYRDFIKAEKNIALMSPLMMVCIYTCTLLISWLGAKAIIASGNNPAAGMTTGQLMSLITYVIQILSSLMMVSMVFLMITMSRASAQRIVEVLDEKTDIVSPEDAVTEIRDGSIDFDHVNFSYASRSERDTLSDIDVHIPSGAVVGILGGTGSGKSSMVQLIPRLYDVKDGAVRVGGIDTRKYDLTALRDSVAMVLQKNELFSGTIKDNLRWGNENATDAEIEEACRLAQADSFIQDFPDKYDTWIEQGGTNVSGGQKQRLCIARALLKKPKILILDDSTSAVDTKTDSLIRAGFRSYIPDTTKLIIAQRVASVKDADLIIVLDNGRVVDAGTHEELLARCEIYREVHDSQTKGGEDHE from the coding sequence ATGATCAAGAAACTGGCGGCAAGGGTCCGCCAATACAAGAGGCAGGCCGTTGCCACGCCCCTGTTTATGGTGGGCGAGGTGGCAATGGAAGCGCTGATTCCGCTGATTATGAGCTGGCTGATCGACCGGGGTATCCAGGGCAACGGCGGCAGCGGCAGCATGGAAAACATCCTGCTGTACGGAGGAGCCCTGCTGGTGACCGCGTTTGTTTCGCTGGTATCCGGCGTGATGAGCGGCCGGATGGCGGCTGTCGCCTCCGCCGGGTTTGCCCGGAACCTGCGGCATGACATGTACTACACCATCCAGGATTACTCCTTTTCCAATATTGACAAATTCAGCACCAGCTCCATCATTACCCGGCTGACGACCGACGTGAGCAATGTGCAGAACAGCTTCCAGATGATCCTGCGCATGGCGGTGCGGGCACCGCTGACGCTGATTTTCTCCATGATCATGGCGATGACGATCAACGCCCGGATTTCCATGGTGTTTGTGTATACCATTCCGGTGCTGGCACTGGGAATCGCTCTGATCATGACGCGGACGCACCCGATTTTCCGCCGGGTGTTCCAGACCTACGACAAGCTGAACAATGTGGTGCAGGAAAACCTCCGCGGCGTGCGCGTGGTGAAGAGCTTCGTGCGCGAAGACTACGAGGTGGAAAAGTTCAACGGGATATCCGGATCCATCTACCGGGATTTCATCAAGGCGGAGAAGAACATCGCGCTGATGTCACCGCTGATGATGGTGTGCATCTACACCTGCACGCTGCTGATTTCCTGGCTGGGCGCGAAGGCAATCATCGCTTCGGGCAACAACCCGGCCGCCGGCATGACCACCGGCCAGCTGATGAGCCTGATTACCTATGTGATCCAGATCCTGTCCAGCCTGATGATGGTATCCATGGTTTTCCTGATGATCACCATGAGCCGGGCCTCCGCACAGCGGATTGTGGAAGTGCTGGACGAGAAGACGGACATTGTTTCCCCGGAGGACGCGGTAACGGAGATCCGGGACGGATCCATCGACTTTGACCATGTGAATTTCAGCTACGCCAGCCGGAGCGAACGGGATACGCTGAGCGATATCGACGTGCACATCCCGTCCGGCGCGGTGGTGGGCATCCTGGGCGGTACCGGCAGCGGCAAGTCCTCGATGGTGCAGCTGATTCCGCGCCTGTATGACGTGAAGGACGGCGCGGTGCGCGTCGGTGGAATTGACACGCGGAAATATGACCTGACTGCGCTGCGGGACAGCGTGGCCATGGTACTGCAGAAGAATGAACTGTTCAGCGGGACGATCAAGGACAACCTGCGCTGGGGCAACGAGAATGCGACGGATGCGGAAATCGAGGAAGCGTGCCGGCTGGCCCAGGCGGATTCCTTTATCCAGGATTTCCCGGACAAGTATGACACCTGGATTGAGCAGGGCGGCACGAACGTGTCCGGCGGACAGAAGCAGCGGCTGTGCATTGCGCGGGCCCTGCTGAAAAAGCCGAAGATCCTGATCCTGGACGACAGCACCAGCGCAGTGGACACCAAGACGGATTCCCTGATCCGCGCGGGCTTCCGCAGCTACATTCCCGACACAACCAAACTGATCATCGCGCAGCGGGTGGCATCCGTGAAGGACGCAGACCTGATCATCGTGCTGGACAACGGCCGGGTGGTTGACGCAGGCACCCATGAGGAACTGCTTGCACGCTGCGAAATCTACCGCGAGGTCCATGATTCCCAGACGAAGGGAGGCGAGGATCATGAGTGA
- a CDS encoding sodium:proton antiporter: protein MSLWQSIPFACILLPLAAAALTAALPTRRARYVTGFVLLVQTVLSALLVAQMASGNESYVYMMGHYPAPWGNEIRVGLLESVIGLFFSLVMTLSVLGGLFVLEQELLRDRHSLMSALLLLLSSALQAEVYTNDLFTAYVFVEIMTISAVSLIAAHDTGRGQVAAMRYLIMNLIGSALFLLSIILLYDLTGHLLMSPIHDSVAGLRKSGAYRLPLTVVVALMCGGLAIKSALWPFHTWVPDAYGTSTPAASAILSSLVSEGYVFLMVKLIWRMLGPETITATHVNDVILVFGIIGMISGSVGAIRQVNIKRLIAWSSVAQIGYMYMGIGLGTAAGLEAACFHILSHAAAKALLFLSANSLHAVSGSYRMEYIRGSGRRAPLAAAAFLVGALSLIGIPFTAGFASKWFFAQAGLAYGSLRMILVFAALVISTALNVVYFMGAVIRIFSPAEDGLSRPDKRVGPLRYIALAGLAGLTVLLGCIPGRIMAWIAEGLSRFG from the coding sequence ATGAGCCTGTGGCAGTCGATTCCCTTTGCCTGTATCCTGCTTCCGCTGGCCGCGGCGGCGCTGACGGCTGCGCTTCCCACCCGGCGCGCACGGTATGTCACCGGCTTTGTCCTGCTGGTTCAGACGGTGCTTTCCGCCCTGTTGGTGGCGCAGATGGCTTCCGGCAATGAAAGCTACGTATACATGATGGGCCATTATCCGGCTCCCTGGGGCAATGAAATCCGTGTCGGCCTGCTGGAGTCGGTCATCGGCCTGTTCTTCTCCCTGGTCATGACGCTGAGCGTCCTGGGCGGCCTGTTCGTCCTGGAGCAGGAGCTCCTGCGCGACCGCCATTCCCTGATGTCGGCCCTGCTGCTGCTTCTTTCCTCCGCGCTGCAGGCGGAGGTGTATACCAACGACCTGTTTACCGCCTATGTGTTCGTGGAAATCATGACCATCTCGGCCGTCAGCCTGATCGCCGCGCATGACACCGGCCGCGGGCAGGTGGCCGCCATGCGGTACCTGATCATGAACCTGATCGGTTCCGCCCTGTTCCTGCTCAGCATCATCCTGCTGTACGATCTAACGGGGCATCTCCTGATGTCCCCGATCCATGATTCGGTGGCCGGCCTGCGCAAAAGCGGCGCCTACCGGCTGCCGCTGACCGTCGTTGTCGCGCTGATGTGCGGCGGCCTGGCGATCAAGAGTGCGCTCTGGCCCTTCCATACCTGGGTGCCGGATGCTTACGGCACTTCCACCCCGGCTGCCTCGGCAATCCTCTCCTCGCTGGTCAGCGAAGGATACGTCTTCCTGATGGTCAAGCTCATCTGGCGGATGCTCGGTCCGGAAACCATCACCGCCACCCACGTGAATGACGTAATCCTGGTTTTCGGCATCATCGGCATGATTTCCGGCTCCGTCGGGGCCATCCGCCAGGTGAACATCAAGCGGCTCATCGCCTGGTCCTCCGTCGCCCAGATCGGGTATATGTATATGGGGATCGGACTGGGAACAGCCGCCGGCCTGGAAGCTGCCTGCTTCCATATCCTGAGCCACGCGGCCGCAAAGGCGCTCCTTTTCCTGTCCGCCAACAGCCTGCACGCCGTCAGCGGCAGCTACCGGATGGAATATATCCGGGGATCCGGCCGGCGCGCGCCGCTTGCGGCAGCAGCCTTCCTGGTGGGCGCCCTGTCTCTGATCGGCATCCCCTTTACCGCCGGTTTCGCGTCCAAATGGTTCTTCGCGCAGGCAGGCCTGGCTTACGGCAGCCTGCGGATGATCCTGGTCTTTGCCGCACTGGTCATATCCACCGCGCTGAATGTGGTTTATTTCATGGGCGCGGTCATCCGGATCTTCAGCCCCGCGGAAGACGGGCTTTCCCGTCCCGATAAGCGCGTCGGTCCCCTGCGGTATATCGCCCTGGCCGGCCTGGCCGGCCTGACGGTCCTGCTGGGCTGTATCCCCGGCCGGATTATGGCATGGATTGCCGAAGGTCTGTCCCGCTTCGGCTGA
- a CDS encoding sodium:proton antiporter has protein sequence MTVDQAYRILYVIAAAVIGGLLVFVFLRTVLGPRIADRVVAVNLTGTLVTLLICVLAYLMAEDYLVDISLIYTTLSFLAVVLLTKIYMGVYRQKRHQEKTGGEDAHDA, from the coding sequence ATGACGGTGGATCAGGCATACCGCATTCTGTATGTGATCGCAGCCGCAGTCATCGGCGGGCTGCTGGTATTCGTGTTCCTGCGGACCGTGCTCGGTCCACGTATTGCGGACCGGGTTGTGGCGGTCAATCTCACCGGCACGCTGGTAACCCTGCTGATCTGCGTGCTGGCTTACCTGATGGCGGAAGACTACCTGGTGGACATCTCCCTGATCTACACGACACTGAGCTTTCTCGCCGTGGTTCTCCTGACCAAGATCTATATGGGTGTCTACCGCCAGAAGCGGCATCAGGAAAAAACCGGAGGGGAGGATGCGCACGATGCTTGA
- a CDS encoding DUF4040 domain-containing protein, producing the protein MNVLMILLLVLIISCAVCVAFTKNLLVAAVVFMTQSLLLSLVWILLQSPDLGITEAAVGAGIDSLLLFVALKKIHAIHREHGSRTKEADL; encoded by the coding sequence ATGAACGTACTGATGATCCTGCTGCTGGTCCTGATCATATCCTGCGCCGTCTGCGTCGCGTTCACCAAAAACCTGCTGGTGGCCGCCGTTGTCTTTATGACCCAGAGCCTCCTGCTGAGCCTGGTCTGGATTCTCCTGCAGTCTCCGGATCTCGGCATCACGGAGGCGGCCGTCGGTGCGGGGATCGACAGTCTGCTGCTCTTTGTCGCGCTCAAGAAAATCCATGCAATCCACCGGGAGCACGGCAGCCGGACGAAGGAGGCGGATCTATGA
- a CDS encoding proton-conducting membrane transporter gives MLPSWYLLVPILLPVIGGLVVGLCDPIGKKDRPRTWWTGSVLALSLLSVLPVLFSPALELPLFRLSDNLPVFLRSDDTGKYFAAVMSFVWCMAGFYSFGYLKGEEHLPRYYAFTLITMGVLMALCFSGNIITYYMCYELMTLLTVPLVMHEMTPDSVAAGIKYLIFSVIGASLVLLGIFQLAPYMSSWSFAPGGILDAEKVAGHENTVVAIALIMALGFGTKAGMFPLHGWLPTAHPVAPASASAVLSGIITKAGVLGILRSVYFLIGPDLLRGSWMQITWMVLTLLTVFMGSLLAFRENLLKKRLAWSSVSQVSYVLFGLSTMHPVGVVGALLHVAAHALIKNTLFMSAGSIIRQSKHTRVEELEGIGKRMPVTMWCFTLVSVGLVGIPPCLGFVSKWYLAQGALSMSGVPGFFSWLAPAILLISALLTAGYLLTVSIRAFFPGKKEHTPSPVWEKCEAPWIMLVPMLLLTALSILLGIFPGALIRFFEGLAGLVM, from the coding sequence ATGCTGCCATCCTGGTATCTGTTGGTTCCCATCCTGTTGCCGGTCATCGGCGGTCTGGTGGTGGGTCTGTGCGATCCGATCGGAAAGAAAGACCGTCCGCGTACATGGTGGACCGGCTCAGTGCTGGCGCTTTCGCTGCTGTCCGTACTGCCGGTGCTGTTCTCCCCGGCGCTGGAGCTTCCGCTCTTCCGCCTGTCGGACAACCTTCCGGTTTTCCTCCGGTCTGATGATACGGGCAAGTATTTTGCCGCGGTTATGTCGTTCGTCTGGTGCATGGCCGGGTTTTATTCCTTCGGCTACCTGAAGGGAGAGGAACACCTTCCCCGCTATTATGCCTTCACCCTCATCACCATGGGCGTGCTGATGGCGCTGTGTTTCTCCGGCAACATCATCACCTACTACATGTGCTATGAGCTGATGACGCTTCTCACCGTACCGCTTGTCATGCACGAGATGACGCCGGATTCCGTGGCAGCCGGCATCAAATACCTGATTTTCTCGGTCATCGGCGCGTCCCTGGTGCTGCTCGGCATCTTCCAGCTGGCGCCGTATATGTCCTCCTGGAGCTTCGCTCCCGGCGGAATCCTCGATGCGGAAAAAGTAGCCGGCCATGAGAACACCGTCGTTGCCATCGCGCTGATCATGGCGCTCGGTTTCGGTACCAAGGCGGGTATGTTCCCGCTCCACGGCTGGCTGCCCACGGCCCATCCGGTTGCCCCGGCATCCGCCTCCGCCGTGCTCAGCGGCATCATCACCAAAGCCGGTGTGCTGGGCATCCTCCGCTCCGTCTATTTCCTCATCGGGCCGGATCTGCTCCGGGGCTCCTGGATGCAGATCACCTGGATGGTCCTGACCCTGCTCACCGTCTTCATGGGATCGCTGCTGGCCTTCCGGGAAAACCTGCTCAAAAAGCGGCTTGCCTGGTCGTCTGTCAGCCAGGTCAGCTATGTGCTCTTCGGCCTGTCCACCATGCATCCGGTCGGGGTGGTCGGCGCCCTCCTGCATGTGGCGGCACACGCGCTGATCAAGAACACACTGTTTATGTCCGCCGGCTCCATTATCCGGCAGTCGAAGCACACCCGGGTGGAAGAGCTCGAAGGCATCGGGAAGCGGATGCCCGTCACCATGTGGTGCTTTACGCTCGTATCCGTCGGCCTGGTTGGTATTCCGCCGTGCCTGGGCTTTGTCTCCAAGTGGTACCTGGCGCAGGGCGCCCTGTCCATGAGCGGGGTCCCGGGCTTCTTCTCCTGGCTCGCTCCGGCCATCCTGCTGATCTCCGCCCTGCTCACCGCGGGCTATCTGCTCACCGTCTCCATCCGCGCCTTCTTCCCCGGCAAAAAGGAGCACACTCCCTCCCCGGTATGGGAAAAATGTGAGGCGCCGTGGATCATGCTGGTTCCCATGCTGCTGCTCACCGCCCTGTCCATCCTGCTGGGCATTTTCCCCGGCGCCCTGATTCGTTTCTTTGAAGGGCTTGCCGGACTTGTCATGTAA